One Entelurus aequoreus isolate RoL-2023_Sb linkage group LG09, RoL_Eaeq_v1.1, whole genome shotgun sequence genomic window carries:
- the psda gene encoding PH and SEC7 domain-containing protein 1 isoform X5, with the protein MTSPAACDSGLGHADMARYLLCWGGGSLEDSYLNAPPYRAVYRERAVNRPPELLYPQADVAERLAHGGGDDVLANGAKADLQAAKRLAKHLYHLDGFRKSDVARHLSKNNEFSRMVAEEYLSNFDFHRLTMDQALRIFLAKFPLMGETQERERVLAHFSRRYVRCNPDGNTTEDSVHTLTCAVMLLNTDLHGNNVGKRMSCSQFVSNLEGLNEGKDFSKDLLKTLYASIKNDKLQWTIDEEELRKSMSELADGRTDSASHTMKRIGRGGNHLVGVAQKADGELYKSGFLVRKVHADPDGKRTPRGKRGWKSFYATLKGRVLYLQKDEYRGERQLTEEEVKNAVSVHHSLAMRAADYRKRPNVFYLRTADWRVFLLQAPDAEHMQSWITRINAVAAMFSAPPFPAAIGSRKRFSRPLLPGSDSKLSQEEQVKSHEGRFRAASAELDDLLTSMAEHKVKGRELDEQKLRREYLEFEKTRYGTYAMLLRAKMSAGADGDLSAFEARLLEDGRNSLQRARSSPTLPQEAGDHSAAPHSPSRDKEGSAKAKA; encoded by the exons ATGACATCACCGGCTGCGTGTGACAGTGGGCTGGGCCACGCTGACATGGCACGCTACCTGCTGTGCTGGGGAGGCGGGTCTCTGGAGGACAGCTACCTGAATGCCCCGCCCTACCGAGCTGTTTACAG AGAACGTGCGGTCAACCGCCCCCCCGAGCTGCTCTACCCGCAGGCCGACGTGGCCGAGCGACTGGCGCACGGTGGCGGCGACGACGTGCTGGCAAACGGCGCCAAGGCTGACCTGCAGGCCGCCAAACGCCTCGCCAAGCACCTGTACCACCTGGACGGCTTCAGAAAGTCTGACGTGGCTCGACATCTCAGCAAGAa tAATGAGTTCAGTCGTATGGTGGCTGAAGAATATCTCAGCAACTTTGACTTCCACAGACTGACTATGGACCAGGCCCTCAG AATCTTCCTGGCCAAGTTCCCCCTGATGGGAGAAACTCAGGAGCGCGAGCGAGTGCTGGCTCACTTCTCCAGACGCTACGTGCGCTGCAACCCAGACGGCAACACCACGGAAG ACAGCGTCCACACTCTCACATGTGCAGTGATGCTGCTCAACACTGATCTCCATGGCAAC aACGTCGGCAAGAGGATGTCCTGCAGTCAGTTTGTGTCCAACCTGGAAGGCCTCAATGAGGGAAAAGATTTCTCCAAAGACCTGCTGAAG ACGTTGTACGCGTCCATCAAGAACGACAAGCTACAGTGGACCAT CGATGAGGAGGAGTTGAGGAAGTCCATGTCCGAGTTGGCCGACGGTCGAACAGACTCCGCCTCCCACACCATGAAGCGAATCGGACGTGGCGGCAACCACCTGGTGGGTGTGGCCCAGAAGGCGGACGGCGAGCTCTACAAGAGCGGCTTCCTGGTCCGCAAAGTCCACGCCGACCCGGACGGAAAGAGAA CGCCACGTGGGAAGCGGGGGTGGAAGTCTTTCTACGCCACCTTGAAGGGTCGAGTGCTCTACCTGCAGAAG GACGAGTACCGTGGCGAGCGGCAGCTGACGGAGGAGGAGGTGAAGAACGCTGTGTCCGTGCACCACTCCCTCGCCATGAGAGCCGCCGACTACCGCAAACGCCCCAACGTCTTCTACCTGCGCACGGCCGACTGGCGGGTGTTTTTGCTGCAGGCGCC GGACGCCGAGCACATGCAGTCGTGGATCACGCGCATCAACGCCGTGGCGGCCATGTTCTCTGCACCCCCGTTCCCGGCGGCCATCGGCTCTCGAAAGAGATTCAGCCGTCCGCTGCTCCCGGGGTCCGACTCCAAGCTGTCGCAG GAAGAGCAGGTGAAATCCCACGAGGGTCGCTTCAGGGCCGCGTCCGCCGAGCTGGATGACCTCTTGACCTCCATGGCCGAGCACAAGGTGAAAGGTCGCGAGCTGGACGAGCAGAAGCTGCGGCGGGAGTACTTGGAGTTTGAG AAAACCCGTTACGGTACGTACGCCATGCTGCTGAGGGCCAAGATGTCCGCCGGCGCCGACGGCGACCTGTCGGCTTTCGAGGCGCGGCTCCTGGAGGACGGCCGCAACAGCCTGCAGAGGGCGCGCTCCAGCCCCACGCTGCCGCAGGAAGCGGGCGACCACAGCGCCGCGCCACACTCGCCGAGCAGAGACAAAGAAGGAAGCGCGAAGGCGAAGGCGTAA
- the psda gene encoding PH and SEC7 domain-containing protein 1 isoform X2, whose amino-acid sequence MSQAGKVLHLYVEVRSVAEDGGRIPGIGNDGNLNIQCPDVLPHSQRSSVQSSPNWSPDPSPLTQRRMLDGRYGSPHSNSSSRHSVSSQGQPPDAIDSSAHFHQEDILPNSFEDLLQVLTCAASSSGHHCSPALTSSSHVYPYQRREVTNPSISFGKLTAPSTPTCGQRSCEVLESEGQESKTSVVTFGYVEKANVHMMGDRCPSFCQSESSSNQREQQFVPAHLRKRLSDPLRFSGHTGKGGLRSSANNSPQGSPFLHREVVARDATHRALEEFGSPELRRRFSGRSQENCSPTLPRNYLSPVQPRCTFTLPSNSQLRDLDRGVCQNSMNGFPRSPASDQLCAHTGFSSHTVAPTSVLHSRNHPQNLQSSWLGDNSPATSPPCRFHPPLPAGRPTDILHEVPRSRPSHETTTANSGRRASSFTTAYVFSARQTTSPTPSQTESLRSVSLNTGGSVSPNTDCSVSPNISGSISPNTGGSVSPNISRSISPNTGGSVSPNISRSISPNTGGSVSPNIGGSLLRKSQPYSGLHEELYPELVHVDKQSQRLKRDKCKSQIQPGRVSPVLAQLSLPVRSHSRKEQSSKNNRHMSSPLQHQQATQSAGDHTSPCLDHMKLDGPHSLNSSELIKRPVSSQTSEASAVSCTSSHQELRNTGPSQDRLKSCKLDKSRRFDSRPKECSRKHDDKAVQEHSKLVGGPSKTWQEDVQDHSKSDGSSAVSPSSRSQKIAQAKWDFLFGQQNLAEACSNKGAASATPPPCPSPPPSVHPKPADHRRGRADQAHRSSHQKVRKIEVELVSSDPRGSSPKTGVIRRTIKYSETDLDAVPLRCYRETDLDEVMRAEAEAAAEVDSAFGSRRSVQGNSSLSLAEASPKEDEDDEVASWASVRLQGERQRQRSTEDEAFGLLLKGNSEVKSPVAVGVPRQHSDSNLDSFSRHFESIMESHRAKGTSYSSLDSVDLLTTGSTSVFTFDLPTLTPEIQSQICESAKNIIQLSFAPLARPDPSEMSRSEISLNAAGAEMRGGTKDDYAPPVRTGSDQEPWRRSILKDGFHKASSVPSLHCTPRERAVNRPPELLYPQADVAERLAHGGGDDVLANGAKADLQAAKRLAKHLYHLDGFRKSDVARHLSKNNEFSRMVAEEYLSNFDFHRLTMDQALRIFLAKFPLMGETQERERVLAHFSRRYVRCNPDGNTTEDSVHTLTCAVMLLNTDLHGNNVGKRMSCSQFVSNLEGLNEGKDFSKDLLKTLYASIKNDKLQWTIDEEELRKSMSELADGRTDSASHTMKRIGRGGNHLVGVAQKADGELYKSGFLVRKVHADPDGKRTPRGKRGWKSFYATLKGRVLYLQKDEYRGERQLTEEEVKNAVSVHHSLAMRAADYRKRPNVFYLRTADWRVFLLQAPDAEHMQSWITRINAVAAMFSAPPFPAAIGSRKRFSRPLLPGSDSKLSQEEQVKSHEGRFRAASAELDDLLTSMAEHKVKGRELDEQKLRREYLEFEKTRYGTYAMLLRAKMSAGADGDLSAFEARLLEDGRNSLQRARSSPTLPQEAGDHSAAPHSPSRDKEGSAKAKA is encoded by the exons ATGTCCCAGGCAGGCAAAGTCCTCCACCTATATGTTGAGGTGAGGTCTGTGGCCGAGGATGGTggaagaattcctggaattggaaATGATGGAAACCTGAACATTCAGTGCCCAGATGTTCTCCCCCACTCTCAGAGGAGCTCCGTCCAGTCCAGCCCCAACTGGAGTCCAGACCCTTCCCCGCTCACCCAGCGCAGAATGTTGGATGGACGTTATGGCTCGCCTCACTCTAACTCGTCTTCAAGGCACTCGGTCAGCTCTCAGGGCCAGCCCCCTGATGCCATAGATTCCTCCGCTCACTTCCACCAGGAAGACATTTTACCCAACAGTTTTGAAGACTTGCTTCAGGTGCTCACATGTGCGGCCAGCAGTTCAGGGCATCATTGCTCACCAGCACTCACGTCTTCATCGCATGTGTATCCCTACCAGAGACGGGAGGTTACCAACCCTTCTATCTCTTTCGGGAAGCTGACTGCACCTTCCACACCCACTTGCGGTCAGAGGTCCTGTGAGGTCCTTGAGTCAGAGGGACAAGAAAGCAAGACATCTGTGGTGACCTTTGGCTATGTCGAGAAAGCAAATGTTCATATGATGGGCGACCGTTGTCCTTCTTTTTGCCAAAGTGAGTCCAGCAGTAACCAAAGGGAGCAGCAGTTTGTGCCCGCTCACCTTAGGAAGAGGTTAAGTGATCCATTAAGATTCAGTGGTCACACAGGAAAGGGTGGACTTCGATCATCTGCCAATAATAGCCCACAGGGCTCACCTTTCCTGCACAGAGAGGTGGTAGCAAGAGATGCCACCCACAGGGCCTTGGAGGAGTTTGGCTCGCCAGAACTAAGGCGCCGCTTTTCAGGTCGTAGCCAAGAGAACTGCAGCCCGACCCTCCCGCGAAACTATCTCTCACCTGTCCAGCCACGCTGTACCTTCACCTTACCATCCAATTCTCAACTACGAGACCTCGACAGGGGAGTCTGCCAGAACTCCATGAATGGATTTCCAAGAAGCCCGGCATCTGATCAGCTGTGTGCCCACACTGGCTTTTCATCCCACACAGTGGCTCCAACTTCAGTACTTCATTCTCGCAACCATCCCCAGAACCTGCAATCATCCTGGCTGGGGGACAACAGTCCAGCAACCAGCCCTCCCTGCAGATTTCACCCTCCATTACCTGCTGGAAGACCCACAGATATCCTGCATGAAGTGCCAAGGAGCAGACCCAGTCATGAGACCACAACCGCTAATAGCGGTAGACGCGCCTCCTCCTTCACGACTGCTTATGTTTTTTCAGCACGACAAACTACTTCTCCAACACCTTCCCAGACCGAGTCACTGAGGTCAGTTAGTCTGAATACCGGAGGGTCAGTTAGTCCAAATACTGACTGCTCAGTCAGTCCCAATATTAGCGGGTCAATTAGTCCAAATACTGGAGGCTCAGTCAGTCCAAATATTAGCAGGTCAATTAGTCCAAATACTGGAGGCTCAGTCAGTCCCAATATTAGCAGGTCAATTAGTCCAAATACTGGAGGCTCAGTCAGTCCAAATATCGGAGGGTCATTGCTTAGAAAATCCCAACCATATTCTGGGCTTCATGAGGAGCTCTACCCTGAGCTAGTACATGTGGACAAACAGAGTCAGAGATTGAAAAGAGACAAATGCAAATCTCAAATTCAACCAGGACGTGTTTCACCTGTTTTAGCTCAGCTCAGCTTACCTGTGAGGTCTCATTCACGCAAGGAACAAAGTTCAAAAAACAATCGGCACATGTCCTCCCCACTCCAACACCAGCAGGCGACACAGTCTGCTGGAGACCACACATCTCCATGCTTGGATCACATGAAACTAGATGGCCCACACAGCCTTAATAGCTCAGAACTCATTAAAAGACCCGTCTCCTCCCAAACATCTGAGGCTTCAGCTGTGAGCTGTACCTCTTCACACCAGGAACTGAGGAACACCGGTCCGAGCCAAGACAGGCTGAAAAGCTGTAAGCTTGACAAATCCAGACGGTTTGATTCTAGACCCAAAGAGTGTTCCAGAAAGCATGATGACAAGGCCGTACAGGAGCACAGCAAATTGGTGGGGGGTCCGTCCAAGACATGGCAAGAGGACGTTCAGGATCACAGCAAG TCCGACGGAAGTTCAGCCGTGAGTCCGTCTTCAAGATCACAAAAAATTGCCCAAGCGAAGTGGGATTTCCTGTTTGGACAGCAGAACCTCGCAGAAGCTTGCAGCAATAAAG GTGCTGCGTCGGCCACGCCCCCTCCTTGCCCGagccctcccccctctgtccatCCCAAGCCAGCCGATCACAGGAGGGGGAGGGCTGACCAGGCTCACAGGTCATCGCACCAAAAGGTTCGGAAGATTGAGGTGGAGCTGGTCTCCTCAGACCCCAGAGGCTCCTCCCCCAAGACAGGTGTCATACGGCGAACCATCAAATACTCTGAGACAGATCTAGACGCCGTTCCGCTGCGCTGTTACCGGGAAACTGACCTGGACGAG GTGATGCGAGCGGAGGCGGAGGCCGCCGCTGAGGTGGATTCAGCCTTTGGGAGTCGTCGCAGTGTCCAAGGAAACTCGAGCCTAAGTCTCGCCGAAGCTTCTCCAAAGGAGGATGAGGATGACGAAGTGGCGAGCTGGGCCAGTGTCCGCTTGCAGGGAGAACGCCAGAGACAGAGATCAACCGAGGACGAGGCTTTTGGTCTCCTGCTGAAGGG GAACTCTGAGGTCAAGTCTCCGGTGGCTGTGGGCGTCCCCCGCCAGCACTCTGACAGCAACCTGGACTCTTTCAGTCGCCATTTTGAAAGCATCATGGAGTCTCACCGGGCCAAAGGAACCTCATACAGCAGTCTAGACAGCGTCGACCTCCTGACGACTGGATCAACGTCTGTGTTCACCTTTGACCTGCCCACGCTCACGCCCGAGATCCAG AGCCAGATCTGCGAGAGTGCCAAGAATATCATCCAGCTCAGTTTTGCTCCCTTGGCTCGTCCGGACCCGTCCGAGATGTCTCGCTCCGAAATCAGCCTCAACGCGGCGGGGGCCGAGATGCGTGGCGGCACCAAAGACGACTACGCTCCTCCTGTCCGGACCGGGTCGGACCAAGAGCCGTGGCGGCGCTCTATCCTCAAAGATGGCTTCCACAAAGCCAGCTCGGTACCGTCGCTCCACTGCACTCCAAG AGAACGTGCGGTCAACCGCCCCCCCGAGCTGCTCTACCCGCAGGCCGACGTGGCCGAGCGACTGGCGCACGGTGGCGGCGACGACGTGCTGGCAAACGGCGCCAAGGCTGACCTGCAGGCCGCCAAACGCCTCGCCAAGCACCTGTACCACCTGGACGGCTTCAGAAAGTCTGACGTGGCTCGACATCTCAGCAAGAa tAATGAGTTCAGTCGTATGGTGGCTGAAGAATATCTCAGCAACTTTGACTTCCACAGACTGACTATGGACCAGGCCCTCAG AATCTTCCTGGCCAAGTTCCCCCTGATGGGAGAAACTCAGGAGCGCGAGCGAGTGCTGGCTCACTTCTCCAGACGCTACGTGCGCTGCAACCCAGACGGCAACACCACGGAAG ACAGCGTCCACACTCTCACATGTGCAGTGATGCTGCTCAACACTGATCTCCATGGCAAC aACGTCGGCAAGAGGATGTCCTGCAGTCAGTTTGTGTCCAACCTGGAAGGCCTCAATGAGGGAAAAGATTTCTCCAAAGACCTGCTGAAG ACGTTGTACGCGTCCATCAAGAACGACAAGCTACAGTGGACCAT CGATGAGGAGGAGTTGAGGAAGTCCATGTCCGAGTTGGCCGACGGTCGAACAGACTCCGCCTCCCACACCATGAAGCGAATCGGACGTGGCGGCAACCACCTGGTGGGTGTGGCCCAGAAGGCGGACGGCGAGCTCTACAAGAGCGGCTTCCTGGTCCGCAAAGTCCACGCCGACCCGGACGGAAAGAGAA CGCCACGTGGGAAGCGGGGGTGGAAGTCTTTCTACGCCACCTTGAAGGGTCGAGTGCTCTACCTGCAGAAG GACGAGTACCGTGGCGAGCGGCAGCTGACGGAGGAGGAGGTGAAGAACGCTGTGTCCGTGCACCACTCCCTCGCCATGAGAGCCGCCGACTACCGCAAACGCCCCAACGTCTTCTACCTGCGCACGGCCGACTGGCGGGTGTTTTTGCTGCAGGCGCC GGACGCCGAGCACATGCAGTCGTGGATCACGCGCATCAACGCCGTGGCGGCCATGTTCTCTGCACCCCCGTTCCCGGCGGCCATCGGCTCTCGAAAGAGATTCAGCCGTCCGCTGCTCCCGGGGTCCGACTCCAAGCTGTCGCAG GAAGAGCAGGTGAAATCCCACGAGGGTCGCTTCAGGGCCGCGTCCGCCGAGCTGGATGACCTCTTGACCTCCATGGCCGAGCACAAGGTGAAAGGTCGCGAGCTGGACGAGCAGAAGCTGCGGCGGGAGTACTTGGAGTTTGAG AAAACCCGTTACGGTACGTACGCCATGCTGCTGAGGGCCAAGATGTCCGCCGGCGCCGACGGCGACCTGTCGGCTTTCGAGGCGCGGCTCCTGGAGGACGGCCGCAACAGCCTGCAGAGGGCGCGCTCCAGCCCCACGCTGCCGCAGGAAGCGGGCGACCACAGCGCCGCGCCACACTCGCCGAGCAGAGACAAAGAAGGAAGCGCGAAGGCGAAGGCGTAA